The following coding sequences are from one Nicotiana tomentosiformis chromosome 3, ASM39032v3, whole genome shotgun sequence window:
- the LOC138908320 gene encoding uncharacterized protein, with translation MAVPPNFEEGQSIYRPPRFNGQYYGWWKTRMHDFIITEDSELWDVICDGPFVPMKTIAQTTVTVRKTRKEYNDADRKAIEKNFRAKKIFICGIGPDEYNRISACQSAKEIWEALQTAHEGTTQVKHSEIDMLTTEYELFKMKEDEFIQDMHTRFTSIINELHSLGEIIPRNKLVRKILTVLPGSYESKVNAIMEKKYLQKLTIDELIGNLKTYKMKKKKFKRRDAADNVLKKALAAWGDSSSESEDDDEQGDTSMMAAESEAAEYDSTFALMAKSDEDEDDDDDDNEVNFLDVQINLKSYSQKKLLSLTNVLIDAYHNLINDKNALTGEIGEIEHERDDLLVVVLDLKETIEELKKEKYVLTKRIGDIEHERDDLLVVVVDLKELVEELKRENNSVKTSMENCINSSKGKEVASEAHLKLSRFQSQKKNKIFVEKVSTVKEPGSLKKNYTAVKESSQRWYMDSGCSKHMTESTDDFLSLKSLQGGSVSFGNGKKGYILGIGKVGKILTYSIENAYYVNALKYNFLNFESLNSGDLICLSVVGVDAELWHRRLGHASFSLLNKIIKKDLIRGLSKSKFKDYKDETFPVFAAFVKQIQVKMSHNVVSIRSDHGTEFDNAKFDEFYAENGISHNFLTPKTPQKNRVVERKIRTLEDIVIDSGIPKSF, from the exons ATGGCTGTTCCACCAAAttttgaagaaggtcaatcaaTTTATAGACCACCGAGATTCAATGGACAATACTATGGCTGGTGGAAGACAAgaatgcatgattttatcatcaCTGAAGATTCAGAGCTTTGGGATGTCATCTGTGATGGACCATTCGTCCCTATGAAGACTATTGCCCAGACAACAGTCACAGTCCGTAAGACAAGGAAGGAGTATAATGATGCCGATCGTAAAGCCATTGAGAAAAACTTTCGAGCAAAGAAGATATTCATCTGTGGTATTGGACCAGACGAGTACAACCGAATCTCTGCTTGTCAATCTGCAAAGGAGATCTGGGAGGCTCTCCAAACTGCACATGAAGGTACCACTCAAGTCAAGCACTCAGAAATCGACATGCTCACtactgagtatgaactcttcaAGATGAAGGAGGATGAGTTCATTCAGGACATGCATACTCGCTTTACTTCCATCATCAATGAGCTTCATTCTCTAGGAGAGATTATCCCAAGGAACAAACTGGTTAGAAAAATACTCACTGTGTTACCTGGTTCCTACGAGAGCAAAGTCAATGCTATCATGGAAAAAAAATATCTGCAAAAGCTGACgattgatgaactcattggaaATCTGAAGACTtacaaaatgaagaagaa GAAATTCAAGAGAAGAGATGCTGCTGATAATGTTCTCAAAaaagctcttgctgcatggggagattCCTCTAGTGAATCTGAGGATGATGATGAACAAGGTGACACGTCCATGATGGCCGCTGAAAGCGAAGCAGCAGAATATGACTCCACATTTGCCTTGATGGCAAAATCTGATgaggatgaagatgatgatgatgatgacaatgaggtaaactttctagatGTTCAAATAAATTTGAAGTCTTATTCTCAAAAGAAGTTGTTATCTTTAACTAATGTCTTAATTGATGCTTACCACAATCTCATTAATGATAAAAATGCTTTAACTGGGGAAATAGGAGAAATAGAACATGAGAGAGATGATTTACTGGTCGTGGTTCTTGATTTGAAAGAAACAATTGAGGagttaaagaaagaaaaatatgttCTAACTAAGAGAATTGGAGATATagaacatgagagagatgacttgCTGGTAGTAGTCGTGGATCTAAAGGAGTTAGTAGAGGAGTTAAAAAGGGAAAATAATTCTGTAAAAACTTCAATGGAAAATTGTATTAACTCTTCAAAAGGAAAGGAAGTGGCGAGTGAGGCACACCTTAAGCT ATCAAGGTTTCAGtcccaaaagaaaaataaaatttttgttgAAAAAGTATCTACTGTTAAGGAACCTGGTTCTCTTAAAAAGAATTAT ACAGCAGTGAAAGAAAGCAGCCAAagatggtacatggatagtggatGCTCTAAACATATGACTGAAAGTACtgatgatttcctttcactcaaatCCCTGCAGGgtgggagtgtgtcctttggaaatggcaaaaagggatacatttTGGGAATTGGAAAAGTTGGGAAGATACTCACTTATTCTATTGAAAATGCGTATTATGTGAATGCCTTGAAATACAACTTTCTGA ACTTTGAGTCTCTGAACAGTGGTGATCTTATATGTTTGAGTGTTGTTGGTGTTGATGCTGAACTGTGGCACAGAAGATTGGGACATGCAAGCTTCTCTCTGTTGAACAAGATAATCAAAAAGGACTTGATTCGTGGGCTGTCGAAGTCAAAGTTTAAAGATTACAAG GATGAAACCTTTCCAGTCTTTGCTGCATTTGTGAAGCAGATTCAAGTAAAAATGAGCCATAATGTTGTGAGCATAAGATCTGATCATGGTACCGAGTTTGACAATGCAAAATTTGATGAATTCTATGCTGAAAATGGTATAAGTCATAATTTTTTGACTCCCAAAACACCCCAAAAAAATCGTGTTGTGGAGAGGAAAATTAGGACTCTTGAAGATATAGTAATTGACAGTGGCATACCAAAGAGCTTTTAG